From the Longimicrobium sp. genome, one window contains:
- a CDS encoding YceI family protein, producing the protein MTTTTNPTTVTTWNIDPTHSLVEFSTKHMMITTVKGRFTDVAGEIHMDETSPDRSFATAELGVASINTGVGQRDDHLRSADFLDAENFGKITFTSTKVEGAVDRVGDTFQLTGDLTIRGTTRPVTLEVTYDGRGKDPWGGERVSFSATGKIDRRDFGLTWNQALETGGILVGNEIKISVEVQAVRA; encoded by the coding sequence ATGACCACCACCACGAACCCGACGACCGTGACGACCTGGAACATCGACCCGACCCACAGCCTCGTCGAGTTCTCGACGAAGCACATGATGATCACGACGGTGAAGGGCCGCTTCACGGACGTGGCGGGCGAGATCCACATGGACGAGACCAGCCCCGACCGCTCGTTCGCGACGGCCGAGCTGGGCGTGGCCAGCATCAACACCGGCGTGGGCCAGCGCGACGACCACCTGCGCTCGGCCGACTTCCTGGACGCCGAGAACTTCGGGAAGATCACCTTCACCAGCACGAAGGTGGAGGGCGCGGTGGACCGTGTCGGCGACACCTTCCAGCTCACCGGCGACCTGACCATCCGCGGCACCACGCGCCCGGTGACGCTCGAGGTGACGTACGACGGCCGCGGCAAGGACCCGTGGGGCGGCGAGCGCGTGAGCTTCAGCGCCACCGGCAAGATCGACCGCCGCGACTTCGGCCTCACCTGGAACCAGGCGCTCGAGACGGGTGGGATCCTGGTCGGCAACGAGATCAAGATCTCGGTCGAGGTGCAGGCGGTGCGGGCGTAA